A segment of the Paraburkholderia fungorum genome:
CACTGGATCGGACGTGTGTGGGTGCCGGCGCATTGGGCGTGAAGGACGCAGTCATGCGAGTCAAGAACTCCATCACGTGGAGACGATCGTGGCGCGATGCAACGCAGGCAGCGGACGTACTGCAAGCCGACGCGCCAGCTTCGCGTTCACGGGCGATGGTCAAGGCGGCGTCGCTGATGGCGATCGCCGCAGCGATAACCTGGGGGACCACCTGGCCGCTAGCATCGAGCGATGTGATGACCGGAGTCGGCCTCTCTCGCTCCTACCCGACGAACAGCGCAACCCCCACCCGCGATGCTCCACGAAACTGCTCCGCCCGCTACGCGGCGTTGCTCGACCTCGCCGAACTGGCGAGGCGCGACGGCAAATCGTCGGAGGTGGTGATTCGAGGGTTGAGCGACCGGCGCGGCGCGATGAGCGGCTGCCTGCCGATCAATCGCGCTGAACCCGCCAATCCTTGAGCGTAATAACTCGTCGGAAAAAACGCCGCCTCTTCAGTCCGGCAGCGCCGACGCCCGCGTCAGATCGCACTCCAGAAATATCGCCCCCGGAATCGGATTGAAAACATAAGCCGGAATCGGCTCGAATCCCAATGACTCGTAAAGGCTAAGCGCTGCATGCATGGTCGGCAGCGTGTCGAGACGGATGCGGCTATAGCCGAGTTCGCGGGCCGTCGCGCAAATCAGCGTGGCCAACTGCTTGCCCGCTTGCAGACCGCGTCCCGATGGTCGAATGTAAAGCCGCTTCATTTCGCAGATGGCATCGTCGATAGGTCGCAACGCCACGCACCCGATCACCTCGGCGCCGTAATAGGCAAGCAGCACCTCGCCGCGGGGCGCGGCGAATTTGCCGGGCAGATCGGCGAGTTCGGAATCAAATTGCTGGAAGCTGAGATCGATGCCGAGGCTTTGCGCATATTCCCGGAAAATGCCCCGGACAGCTTCGACCTGCTCAGGGAATCGGGCGGGATGGATCTGGATCATTGGTACGTATTTGTGCGCTTTTCTGTTTGATGAAGCGTTGTTTAAATGCCGCATCCGCGCCGACTCATTGCGATTCGGCGAGAACCAGCGGAAAGCGGATATCGAACCTCGTTCCCACCCCTTCGCGGGATGAGAAATCGATCTGCCCATCCAGCACGCGGCACAACTCGCTGACGATCGCGAGGCCGAGGCCCGTGCCGGGAATATCGTCGCCCGAGGCTCGCTCGAACTCGTCGAACACGCGCTCTGCATCGGACGCCGCAATGCCCACACCGGTATCCGACACGCGAATCGACCAGTGGTCGGGGCCGGCCATCGCGAAGCGGAATTCGACCTGTCCCGACTTCGTGTACTTGGTCGCGTTGGACAGCAGGTTGACCGCGATCTGCTTCAGCTTCAGCCGGTTCGACGTCACTGCGGACAGAGCCGGATCGAATTCCGCGCGCAAGGTCAGCCCCTTGGCTTCGATTGCCGGACGCGAGGCCGCGACGAGTTCATCGTAAAGCTCGCGCGTTTGCACCTGTTCCAGCGCGAGCGGCGCGGCATCGCCGAGTACGACTGAATACTCGACCATCTGCTCGACCAGCAGCTTCATGTCGGCCGCCTGCCGGTTCGCCAGCGTCAACGCGTTGTCGGCTCTGGCGGGTGCGCGCGCGACCAGTTGCAGCGCGATCGAAAACCCGTTCAGAAAATTGCGCAGATCGTGCACCACGCTGCGGGTGATCTGCATCCGCGATTCGTAGAGATCGCTGACCAGCCGCTGTTTCAACGTGAGTTCGTGATTCGCGCGTTCGAGCTGTCCGGTGTATTCGTCGATCTTGCGGTCGCGTTCGCTCACCACTTCCTTGATCGACGTGTACGAGACCAGGCTGAAGGTTTCCGCGATCATCCGCCGCGCGCGGCTTTCGTGGCGGCGCGTGAAGGTGCTGTCGCGGCCGGCGAAATCGTCGAGCGCGCCGGCCAGCACCTGATGAAACAGATCGAGTTCGCGCACAAGTTCCTCAATCCGGTAGCCCTGACGCCAGCGGACCTTGCCGTGTTTTCTCGCATTGCGTTCGAGCGACGGCTCGACCCGTTCGAGGTCTTCGACATCGAGCGCCGCGCAGAGTCCTTCGAGGATTTCCGGCAGATGATCGGCGAGTTGCTGGTACGTCAGCTTGTCCGCCTCGACGAGATCGACGTCGCTGGAGACATCGGTCATCCACTGCTCGGTGAGCGGGATTCGCTCCGCGCGGATGAAGTCGGCGAAATTGCGCAGCGGGCTTATACGGGTGTCGGTCATGGTGGGGTGCAGGGATGAAGTTTCTACAACATACAAATGCTCGAACCACACCCGGCGCGTCGAACGGCAGAGAGTGCGTGCGCCTGATGCGAAAAGAAACTTCCGCTGGAAGGAATCAAAGGCTTGGCCAGCGGGCTTTTCGCTCTGACAGCGGTCGAAAATCGTGTGTTTTCGGCCGCCGGTCCGCATCATTATCACCGCAATCGCCGTGTGTGGAACATGTCTTGCGTGGCCGCTCGTAGATGACAAAAACGTTTAACCCGGCGGTTCCTGATGCACTCAATCCTGTTGGTGGACGACGAGCCGGAAATCTTGGCAGCGTGGCGCCTTATTCTTGAAAACGAGGGTTATGAAGTCGGCTGCGCGAGCAATGGCGCCGAAGCAGTCGCGCGCATGCGCTCAGTTGTTCCGGACCTGATTATCACCGACTGGATGATGCCGGTGATGGACGGCGCGGAATTGTGCCGTCGGCTGAAAGCGACTCCCGAACTGGTCGATGTGCCGGTTCTGCTTCACACGGCAGTCCCGCCGCCGGACGGCGAGGGCAGGGACTGGAATCTGTGTTTGAGAAAGCCAGTCGGCGCGGATGTTTTTTTGCGGACCGTGGCGCGAATGTGCGAGCGGGACGATTAGATTGCGCGCAGGACTCCAGCCGAATTTTCATAGCGCCTTCAGAAAATCGACGAAAGCGCGCAGCGGCGCGGGCAGATGGCGGCGTCCGGGATAGTAGAGAAACGGACCGGAAAACGGTTGCCACCAGGGTTCGAGAATCGGCTCCAGCGCGCCGCTGTCGAGATGCGGCCGCAGCATGTCTTCGAACAGATGGATGACGCCGACGCCCGCAATCGCGCAACTCACCGCCAGATCGATGGCCGCGCCGGGGCGCACGAGCAAAGGCCCCGAAGGATTCAGTTGCAGCACTTCGCCGTCACGTTCGAAAAACCAGGTGGGCGTCGCGCCGCCCGCGAATTGCCCGCGCAGGCACGCGTGCGCAAGCAGTTCGCGTGGATGCCCGGGACGTCCGTGCGCGTCGAGATAAGCGGGTGACGCCGCTGTTGCGAAACGCTGCACGCGCGGCCCAATCGGGATCGCGATCATGTCCTGTTCAAGCCGCTCGTCATAGCGGATGCCCGCGTCGCAGCCAATCGAGAGCACGTCGACGAAACCGTCTTCGACCACCACTTCGACGCGAATATCCGGATACGCTTGCAGGAATGGCGCGATCACGCCGGGCAGCACGATCCGCGCGGCGCTCGACGGTACGTTCAGCTTGAGCGTGCCGGTTGGTTTGTCGCGGAAACCGTTGAGCACGTCCAGCGCGGCTTCCATTTCGCCGAACAGCGGCGCGAGCTTGTCGAGCAGGCGCTCGCCGGCCTCGGTCGGCGCGACGCTGCGGGTGGTGCGGTTCAGCAGACGCAATTCGAGCCGGTTTTCAAGCCGTCGCACGGCAACGCTGAGGCTCGACGCGGACACGCCGCTCGCGCGCGCGGCGTCGCGAAACCCGCCCGCGCGGCAGACGGAAACAAAAGCGGCAAGGTCGTTCAGTTCCATGGCGAGTGTGGGTGATTGTTCATTTTTCTGCACAACCCGTACACGTTAGACCTTTTTATTAAACAGCGCAATTCCGGCGATACTGCCTGTCAACCACTTATCGAGGAGAGCGGCATGTCGAACTTCACTTCCCAGCAGACGTTCAAACTGGCCGGCCACACGGTTCGGCGGATGGGTTACGGCGCGATGCAACTGGCGGGGCCGGGCGTGTTCGGGCCGCCGAAAAACCGCGACGCCGCTCTCGCGGTGCTGCGCGAAGCGGTGGCGGCGGGCGTGAATCACATCGACACCAGCGATTTCTACGGGCCGCATATCACGAATCAACTGATTCGCGAGGCGCTGCACCCGTATCCCGACGATCTCGTGATCGTCACCAAAGTCGGCGCGGTTCGCGGCAGCGACGGTGCGTGGTTGCCCGCGCTCGAACCGCAGGATATCGAGCGGGGCGTCCACGACAATCTGCGCAACCTCGGCCTCGACGCGATGGAAATCGTCAATATGCGCTGCATGGGCGACGTGCACGCGCCGTCGGAAGGGTCGATTGAAAAGCAGGTGACCGCGCTGGCCGAGCTTCAGCAGCGCGGGCTCGTCAAGCACATTGGCTTGAGCAACGTGACCGCGACGCAGATTGCCGAGGCGCGCCGCATCGTCGACGTGGTGTGCGTGCAGAATCACTACAACCTCGTGCATCGCGAAGACGACGCGCTGATCGACGACCTCGCGGGCAAGGGCATTGCGTACGTGCCGTTCTTCCCGCTTGGCGGATTTACGCCGATCCAGTCGTCGGCGCTGTCGGACCTTGCGCAAACGCTCGACGCAACGCCGATGCAGGTGGCGCTTGCATGGCTGTTGCATCGTGCGCCTAACATTCTGCTGATTCCGGGGACGTCGTCGACGGGGCATCTGCACGAAAACCTGAAGGCCGCCGAACTGGAGTTGAGCGACGACGTGCTGGACCAGTTGAATGAAATCGGCGGCGCGGCGAGCGCGTGAAAGCGCGTCACACCGAATCGGCGATAAATTCCCTTAGCCACCGGTGTGCCGGATCGCGATGCGAGCGCTCATGCCAGAGCATCGCCATCTCGTAACCCGGCACGTCGACCGGCGGCTGGACCATGCAATGCGCGCCGGAGCCGCGCACCAGCCGCTCGGGCAGCAGACCCACGAGGTCGGTGCTCGCCAGCACCGACAGCATGAACAGGAAGTGCGGCACCGACAGCACCACTTTGCGCGTGAGTCCCGCGCGGGCGAGCACATCGTCGGTGACGCCGACGAAACCGCCGCCGTCCGGCGACACGATCACATGCTCCAGCTTGCAGAACTGCGCGAGCGTCGGCCGACGCTTCAGCCGCGGATGACCCGCGCGACCCGCGAGCACGTAGCGTTCGGCAAACAGAACGCGGCGGCGCAGTCCTTCGGGAGCGCCGTGGCTGGTATGAAATCCGACATCGATATCACCCTGTTCAGCCTGCTTCGCGAGCCTTGGCGGCGCAGCTTCGACGACCGCTAGCCGCGTGCCAGGTGCCGCTGAGCGCAAACCGCTCAGCGTCGGCAGGATGATCGTGGATTCCGCGTAGTCGCTTGCCGCCACGCGCCACGTGTGAGTCGCGATGGCCGGCTCGAATGCGCTCGCGGGCGCGACTGCGCGTTGCAGCGCCTCTAGCGCTTCGCGCAATGGCTCGCGCAGCGCTTCGGCGCGCGCAGTGGGCCGCATGCCGCGTGGTCCTGGCAACAGCAGCGGATCGCCGAAAACCTCACGCAATTTCGCCAGATGCACGCTGACCGACGGTTGCGAAAAGTTCAGCCGTTCGGCGGCGCGGGTCACGTTGTGCTCGGACAGCAGCACGTCGAGTGTGACCAGCAGGTTGAGGTCCAGCGTTCTGAGATTAACCAAGTTAATACCTGACATATTGGGAATTCATTTCCAATATACCTGAGCGGCGCCTATCGTACGTTCCATCGATCACAAACGTACGACATCTCATAGGCACGATCATGAAAGTTCTTCTCGTTTATGCACACCCCGAACCGAAATCGTTGAACGGCTCCTTGAGGGACTTCACGGTCGAACGTCTCGAACGGGCGGGGCATGTCGTTCAGGTATCCGATCTTTACGCGATGAAATGGAAGGCGCCGCTCGATGCGGACGACAGCGTCGAGCGATTGTCCGATGAGCGTTTTTATCCGTCGCGCGAGTCGAAGCATGCGCTGGAAAACGGCCTGCAAAGTGACGACATCGTTCGCGAACAGGAAAAGCTTGTGTGGGCGGACGCAGTCATTCTGCAGTTTCCGATGTGGTGGTTCTCGATGCCGGCCATTCTCAAAGGCTGGGTCGAACGCGTATATGCATACGGTTTTGCGTACGGCGTGGGAGAGCATTCCGATGCGCGCTGGGGCGAGCGTTACGGCGAGGGGAAGTTCGCAGGCAAGCGGGCGATGCTGGTCGTGACGACGGGCGGCTGGGAGTCGCATTACAGCCCGCGAGGCATCAATGGTCCGATGGACGACGTGCTGTTCCCGATCCAGCACGGCATTCTCTACTACCCCGGCTTCGACGTGCTGCCGCCGTTCGTGGTGTACCGGACCAGCAGGATCGACGACACGAACTATGCGCAGGTTCGCGATGCATTGGGGCAGCGTCTCGACGAATTGTGGACGACCGCGCCGATTCCTTTCCGTCAGCAGAACGCGGGCGCGTACACGATTCCGCAGCTCACATTGCGGGACGAGGTTGCGCCGGGCAAGGCGGGTTTTGCAGCGCACGTTGAATAAATCGGGCGACTTGCCGGTTACGCTTTGTTAAAACGTCGCGACGGCGGGCGGCGGCCGC
Coding sequences within it:
- a CDS encoding LysR family transcriptional regulator, translating into MELNDLAAFVSVCRAGGFRDAARASGVSASSLSVAVRRLENRLELRLLNRTTRSVAPTEAGERLLDKLAPLFGEMEAALDVLNGFRDKPTGTLKLNVPSSAARIVLPGVIAPFLQAYPDIRVEVVVEDGFVDVLSIGCDAGIRYDERLEQDMIAIPIGPRVQRFATAASPAYLDAHGRPGHPRELLAHACLRGQFAGGATPTWFFERDGEVLQLNPSGPLLVRPGAAIDLAVSCAIAGVGVIHLFEDMLRPHLDSGALEPILEPWWQPFSGPFLYYPGRRHLPAPLRAFVDFLKAL
- a CDS encoding sensor histidine kinase; the protein is MTDTRISPLRNFADFIRAERIPLTEQWMTDVSSDVDLVEADKLTYQQLADHLPEILEGLCAALDVEDLERVEPSLERNARKHGKVRWRQGYRIEELVRELDLFHQVLAGALDDFAGRDSTFTRRHESRARRMIAETFSLVSYTSIKEVVSERDRKIDEYTGQLERANHELTLKQRLVSDLYESRMQITRSVVHDLRNFLNGFSIALQLVARAPARADNALTLANRQAADMKLLVEQMVEYSVVLGDAAPLALEQVQTRELYDELVAASRPAIEAKGLTLRAEFDPALSAVTSNRLKLKQIAVNLLSNATKYTKSGQVEFRFAMAGPDHWSIRVSDTGVGIAASDAERVFDEFERASGDDIPGTGLGLAIVSELCRVLDGQIDFSSREGVGTRFDIRFPLVLAESQ
- a CDS encoding GNAT family N-acetyltransferase, whose protein sequence is MIQIHPARFPEQVEAVRGIFREYAQSLGIDLSFQQFDSELADLPGKFAAPRGEVLLAYYGAEVIGCVALRPIDDAICEMKRLYIRPSGRGLQAGKQLATLICATARELGYSRIRLDTLPTMHAALSLYESLGFEPIPAYVFNPIPGAIFLECDLTRASALPD
- a CDS encoding aldo/keto reductase family oxidoreductase; this encodes MSNFTSQQTFKLAGHTVRRMGYGAMQLAGPGVFGPPKNRDAALAVLREAVAAGVNHIDTSDFYGPHITNQLIREALHPYPDDLVIVTKVGAVRGSDGAWLPALEPQDIERGVHDNLRNLGLDAMEIVNMRCMGDVHAPSEGSIEKQVTALAELQQRGLVKHIGLSNVTATQIAEARRIVDVVCVQNHYNLVHREDDALIDDLAGKGIAYVPFFPLGGFTPIQSSALSDLAQTLDATPMQVALAWLLHRAPNILLIPGTSSTGHLHENLKAAELELSDDVLDQLNEIGGAASA
- a CDS encoding LysR family transcriptional regulator, with translation MSGINLVNLRTLDLNLLVTLDVLLSEHNVTRAAERLNFSQPSVSVHLAKLREVFGDPLLLPGPRGMRPTARAEALREPLREALEALQRAVAPASAFEPAIATHTWRVAASDYAESTIILPTLSGLRSAAPGTRLAVVEAAPPRLAKQAEQGDIDVGFHTSHGAPEGLRRRVLFAERYVLAGRAGHPRLKRRPTLAQFCKLEHVIVSPDGGGFVGVTDDVLARAGLTRKVVLSVPHFLFMLSVLASTDLVGLLPERLVRGSGAHCMVQPPVDVPGYEMAMLWHERSHRDPAHRWLREFIADSV
- a CDS encoding response regulator, with the protein product MDDEPEILAAWRLILENEGYEVGCASNGAEAVARMRSVVPDLIITDWMMPVMDGAELCRRLKATPELVDVPVLLHTAVPPPDGEGRDWNLCLRKPVGADVFLRTVARMCERDD
- a CDS encoding NAD(P)H-dependent oxidoreductase, whose protein sequence is MKVLLVYAHPEPKSLNGSLRDFTVERLERAGHVVQVSDLYAMKWKAPLDADDSVERLSDERFYPSRESKHALENGLQSDDIVREQEKLVWADAVILQFPMWWFSMPAILKGWVERVYAYGFAYGVGEHSDARWGERYGEGKFAGKRAMLVVTTGGWESHYSPRGINGPMDDVLFPIQHGILYYPGFDVLPPFVVYRTSRIDDTNYAQVRDALGQRLDELWTTAPIPFRQQNAGAYTIPQLTLRDEVAPGKAGFAAHVE